One Hippoglossus hippoglossus isolate fHipHip1 chromosome 5, fHipHip1.pri, whole genome shotgun sequence genomic window carries:
- the tcta gene encoding T-cell leukemia translocation-altered gene protein homolog: MEEPWDFEFLSRIADSCLSFLTEFVDDWLANDMRVSIFKILLSWLIFSLIAIHFAWKVYGNTVNDMYYRQGTGQNGGPPDTAPHLRGWESKARDTLKTHRD, encoded by the exons ATGGAGGAACCATGGGACTTTGAGTTCTTGTCCCGCATCGCTGACAGCTGCCTGTCGTTCCTCACCGAGTTCGTGGACGACTGGCTCGCCAACGACATGAGAGTTTCCATATTCAAGATCTTGCTCAGCTGGTTGATTTTCAGTCTCATCGCCATTCACTTCGCGTGGAAAGTCTACGGGAACACGGTGAACGACATGTATTACCGACAAG ggACCGGGCAGAACGGAGGTCCCCCTGACACAGCCCCACACCTGAGGGGATG GGAAAGCAAAGCCAGGGATACTCTGAAGACTCATCGAGATTAA
- the wdr82 gene encoding WD repeat-containing protein 82: MKLTDNVLRSFRVAKVFRENSEKINCFDFSSNGETIISSSDDDSLVLYDCQEGKPKRTLYSKKYGVDLIRYTHAANTVVYSSNKIDDTIRYLSLHDNKYIRYFPGHNKRVTSLSMSPVDDTFISGSLDKTIRLWDLRSPNCQGLMHLQGKPVCSFDPEGLIFAAGINSEMVKLYDLRSFDKGPFATFKLQYDRTCEWTGLKFSNDGKLILLSTNGAALRVLDAFKGAVVHSFGGYNNSKCVTLEASFTPDSQFVMIGSEDGKIHVWNAESGMKVALLDGKHTGPVTCLQFNPKFMTVASACSNMAFWLPTIDD; encoded by the exons ATGAAGCTGACGGACAATGTGCTGCGGAGCTTCAGGGTCGCTAAGGTGTTCCGGGAAAACTCCGAGAAAATCAACTGCTTCGACTTCAGCTCGAACGGAGAAACGATCATTTCCAGCAGCGACGACGACTCCCTGGTCCTGTACGACTGTCAGGAGGGAAA ACCCAAGAGGACTCTCTACAGTAAGAAGTATGGAGTGGATCTGATCAGGTACACGCACGCTGCCAACACTGTGGTCTACAGTTCCAACAAAATCGATG ATACTATCCGATACCTGTCCCTTCATGACAACAAATACATCCGCTACTTTCCGGGGCATAACAAAAG AGTGACGTCTCTCTCCATGTCTCCCGTGGACGATACGTTTATTTCTGGTTCATTAGATAAAACTATTCGACTTTGGGATCTGCGGTCGCCCAACTGCCAG GGTCTGATGCACCTGCAGGGGAAACCAGTTTGCTCCTTTGACCCAGAGGGTCTCATTTTTGCTGCAGGAATAAACTCAGAGATGGTTAAACTTTATGACCTGCGCTCATTTGACAAG GGTCCCTTTGCAACCTTCAAGCTTCAGTACGATCGGACGTGCGAGTGGACAGGACTCAAATTTAGCAACGATGGAAAACTAATTCTTCTTTCGACTAACGGCGCCGCTCTTCGGGTCTTAGATGCTTTTAAGGGCGCTGTGGTGCACTCGTTTGGG GGCTACAACAACAGTAAATGTGTAACGCTAGAGGCATCGTTCACTCCTGACTCTCAGTTCGTTATGATCG GGTCGGAGGACGGAAAGATCCACGTGTGGAACGCAGAGAGCGGTATGAAGGTGGCTCTATTAGATGGGAAGCACACAGGACCAGTTACGTGCTTACAGTTCAACCCCAAGTTCATGACAGTTGCAAGTGCCTGTTCCAACATG GCGTTCTGGCTGCCGACAATAGACGACTGA
- the mon1bb gene encoding vacuolar fusion protein MON1 homolog B, producing MERDNHQEGETQGVKICDPPSESNPPADTLATSLSLLGNHMFPEPVESNDSATVDNEEPADLHLPDVAAQEQSDDVEPISNPDERQETEETENSERCLDNESNETAEHVTQEAATDTSQSDSGEFVVTVLAKAKLEEQGIGVKGRSSPLLEAGTQEAPAFMTNREEDVTSDSWRQHRKHVFVLSEAGKPIYSRYGSEEALSSTMGVMMALVSFVQSGDNIIRSVYSELHTVVFLQKGPLVLVCVSSSRQSEEQLRAELLYVYYQIISMLTQASISRIFEHKKNYDLRRLLAGSEKILDGLLNLVDSDPSFLLTAIHCLPLASSLRDSLSLILQKAITPNLVFSILVAKNQLLTIVQEKTVIEDARLEPADVHLLLNLIGASSAFQAGEIWTPICLPLFNPDCYFYAYISYLDPPECTVCLLLLSTDKEAFYAVADCKRKIEEAMVAQNSLSLIAKAHSYSVSQVGVSDLRHFMYKPFDVPDTYRQLTQFTSPEMEAPYSSEEEKMRLLDLYRYMHSRIHSSTRPLKLIYHVAERETLLAWVTSKFELYTCFSPLVTKACAITAITKLLRWIKKEEDRLFIRYPPKYSTTPNPSKSSRGGKSDQQDSTENGFLTLL from the exons ATGGAGAGGGACAATCATCAAGaaggagagacacagggagtGAAGATCTGCGATCCGCCCTCCGAGAGCAATCCTCCTG cCGACACATTGGCgacttctctctccctcttgggGAATCACATGTTTCCTGAACCGGTGGAGAGCAATGACAGTGCCACCGTTGACAATGAGGAGCCGGCGGATTTGCACCTGCCGGATGTTGCAGCACAGGAGCAGAGTGATGATGTGGAGCCCATTTCTAACCCGGACGAAAGACAAGAGactgaggagacagaaaacTCTGAACGATGTCTGGACAATGAATCCAACGAGACAGCCGAGCACGTTACTCAGGAAGCCGCCACAGACACTAGCCAGAGCGATTCTGGGGAGTTTGTCGTTACAGTGCTGGCCAAGGCCAAGCTGGAGGAGCAAGGTATCGGTGTAAAGGGAAGGTCGTCCCCCTTGTTGGAGGCAGGCACCCAGGAAGCTCCTGCATTTATGACTAACCGTGAGGAGGATGTGACCTCTGACAGCTGGCGGCAGCACAGgaagcatgtgtttgtgctaAGTGAAGCAGGCAAACCCATCTATTCCCGATACGGTAGTGAAGAGGCTCTTTCATCCACAATGGGAGTCATGATGGCGCTGGTGTCCTTTGTCCAAAGTGGAGATAATATCATCCGCTCAGTCTATTCAG AGCTGCACACGGTGGTGTTCTTACAGAAAGGACCCCTCGTGCTGGTGTGCGTCTCCAGCAGTCGTCAGTCTGAGGAGCAACTGCGTGCAGAGCTCCTCTACGTGTACTATCAGATCATCAGCATGCTCACCCAGGCCAGCATATCCCGCATCTTCGAACACAAGAAGAACTACGACCTGAGGAGGCTCCTGGCAGGCTCTGAGAAAATCCTGGACGGCCTCCTCAACCTGGTAGATTCAGACCCCAGCTTCCTGCTAACAGCAATACATTGCTTACCCCTGGCCTCCTCTCTCAGGGACTCTCTCAGCCTGATCCTGCAGAAAGCGATCACGCCCAATCTGGTTTTCTCCATCCTCGTTGCCAAGAACCAGCTGCTCACCATCGTCCAAGAGAAGACGGTCATCGAGGACGCCAGGCTGGAGCCCGCCGACGTCCACCTCCTGCTCAACCTCATCGGAGCCTCCTCTGCCTTTCAGGCTGGGGAGATCTGGACTCCCATCTGCCTCCCGCTCTTTAACCCGGACTGTTACTTTTATGCATACATTTCTTACCTGGACCCTCCAGAATGCActgtttgtttgctgctgctctcGACCGACAAGGAGGCTTTTTACGCCGTAGCTGATTGCAAGAGGAAGATAGAGGAGGCCATGGTGGCTCAGAACTCGCTGAGCCTCATTGCCAAAGCCCATTCGTACAGCGTGAGCCAGGTGGGCGTCTCAGACCTCAGGCACTTCATGTACAAGCCCTTTGACGTGCCAGACACCTACCGCCAGCTCACTCAGTtcaccag CCCAGAGATGGAGGCACCGTACAgcagtgaagaggagaaaatgaggcTTCTGGACCTTTATCGTTATATGCACAGCCGCATCCACAGCAGCACACGGCCGCTCAAGCTCATCTACCATGTCGCTGAGAGAGAAACTCTGTTAGCCTGG GTCACAAGCAAATTCGAGCTGTACACGTGCTTCAGTCCTCTGGTGACGAAGGCCTGTGCTATCACAGCCATCACTAAGCTTCTGAGGTGGATTAAAAAGGAGGAGGACCGTCTCTTCATCAGATACCCCCCAAAGTATTCAACCACCCCGAACCCCAGCAAGAGCTCTCGAGGTGGCAAATCCGACCAGCAGGACTCCACAGAAAACGGCTTCTTAACTCTTCTATAG
- the glyctk gene encoding glycerate kinase — MARLLSLLRPQPLLALVGRRKPTLCKMSMDSRARQVFAAAVEAVQPDAVVRQSIERKEDSVIINGKKFTLKHNLHLVGFGKAVLGMAAEAERIVGDHLVKGVISVPHGIQQTLQQHGKNHLLLKENSRIKVMEGAKHNLPDTDAQKAAERIKQLASELTEEDLLLVLISGGGSALLPAPIPPIVLQEKLDVTRRLAAAGATIQELNTVRRALSFLKGGGLAHYAHPAQVIALILSDVIGDPVDLIASGPTVCSEVWPEEVLSVLEQYKLLNSIPASVKEVLGRPNPRRKDDKDKTDKAENVLNVVIGSNGIALKNAGLRARELGFRPVVLSLGVCGDVKSVSRLYGLLARFAISAEEPPPEIVAELLKLGPEVGVESWDLCRTMQVLGEGRTEGWGATCLLAGGEPTVELTGKGRGGRNQELAMRVGLEMRGLQLPPNGPVFLSGGTDGQDGPTEAAGALTDGGLYEEAQAQGLDINNFLTNNDSYTFFSRLSVGQRLLVPGLTCTNVMDVHMLFIPPIPINKD, encoded by the exons ATGGCACGTCTTCTCTCCCTGTTGCGGCCTCAGCCGTTGCTGGCCCTCGTGGGTAGGAGGAAACCGACGCTGTGCAAAATGTCAATGGACTCAAGGGCACGCCAAGTGTTTGCAGCTGCAGTGGAGGCGGTCCAGCCAGACGCTGTGGTCCGGCAGAGTATAGAGCGCAAAGAGGACTCCGTCATCATCAATGGTAAAAAattcacactcaaacacaaccTGCACTTGGTGGGATTTGGAAAAGCCGTGCTGGGTATGGCTGCGGAGGCAGAGAGGATTGTGGGGGATCATTTGGTGAAAGGAGTCATAAGTGTCCCTCATGGGATTCAGCAGACGTTACAGCAGCATGGGAAAAA CCATCTgttgttaaaagaaaacagtcgCATCAAAGTAATGGAGGGAGCCAAGCACAACCTGCCAGACACTGACGCccagaaagcagcagaaagaatCAAGCAATTAGCCAGTGAACTGACAGAGGAAGACCTGCTACTTGTACTGATTTCAG GCGGAGGCTCTGCGCTATTACCTGCACCCATCCCACCAATCGTGTTGCAAGAGAAACTGGATGTTACCCGCAGACTTGCAGCAGCTGGTGCCACAATTCAAGAGCTGAACACTGTGCGTCGAGCCCTTTCCTTCTTAAAGGGTGGAGGACTCGCACATTATGCTCACCCTGCACAG GTGATCGCGCTGATACTGTCAGATGTGATCGGAGATCCTGTGGACTTGATAGCCAGCGGTcccacagtctgcagtgagGTGTGGCCTGAGGAGGTTTTGTCAGTCCTTGAACAGTACAAGCTGTTGAACTCTATACCAGCATCAGTAAAGGAGGTCCTTGGGAGACCGAATCCCAGGCGGAAGGATGATAAGGATAAAACAGACAAGGCAGAAAATGTTCTCAATGTTGTGATTGGCTCCAACGGCATCGCCCTCAAGAACGCAGGACTCCGTGCCCGAGAGCTAGGTTTCCGCCCTGTTGTTCTGTCGCTGGGAGTGTGCGGTGATGTGAAGTCAGTCTCCAGACTCTACGGCCTCCTGGCCCGCTTTGCGATTTCTGCAGAGGAACCTCCTCCCGAGATTGTCGCTGAGCTGCTGAAGCTGGGTCCCGAAGTAGGTGTGGAGAGCTGGGACCTGTGCCGTACCATGCAGGTCTTGGGTGAAGGGCGCACGGAGGGATGGGGTGCCACATGTCTCCTAGCTGGAGGTGAGCCCACTGTAGAGTTGACAGGAAAGGGTCGAGGTGGTCGAAACCAGGAGTTGGCTATGCGAGTTGGCCTGGAGATGAGAGGCCTGCAGCTGCCACCTAATGGTCCCGTCTTCCTGAGTGGTGGAACCGATGGCCAAGATGGACCCACTGAAGCAGCAGGGGCCCTTACTGATGGGGGGTTGTATGAAGAAGCACAAGCACAGGGGCTGGACATCAACAACTTCCTTACCAACAACGATTCTTATACGTTTTTTTCACGTCTTTCTGTCGGGCAACGTTTACTTGTACCTGGCCTAACTTGCACCAATGTGATGGATGTGCACATGCTGTTTATTCCACCAATTCCCATTAACAAAGACTAA